Below is a genomic region from Anoplopoma fimbria isolate UVic2021 breed Golden Eagle Sablefish chromosome 20, Afim_UVic_2022, whole genome shotgun sequence.
TAAAACTCTTCAACcgcctccttttctttttatgtccGCTCGGTTCTGGCTctccttgctttttttttttttttttttttactaaatttgCATTCACTCCTCCCCTGCTGGAACTAAACTCATCCCTCACTtgtgttctttctctctccctctctttttttgcattcacTATAAATATAGTTCCCTTGAAgcattttacacttttttttttctagcacTAATACCCTCTGTAGGATAGTAAATGatgtaatgagaaaaaaagtgaggagaggagaggaagaagagtgcAAAGGATGAATGTTGAACAATTAATCTTCCCTTCATGTTAGTCTGAAAGAAAGGGATGAGAGGAACGGAGAGCGAGGGGAGAAAGACAAATTCAGGAAGGATTTGAGGAGAGCGGTAAGaagtgatggagagagggagacattgGGAACAGTGTTTCGATCTTCatttaataattgaataataatccCCCTTGAGACATGACCTAGAACTGGCAAAGAGGGGGAGAGGCAGCATCGGGCCGAGGACGACACACTGCTGCCCCCTTGTGACTTTACTACGTCACCACTATACcatccaagtgtgtgtgtgtgagtgtgagtgtgcgcACACATGCTCATCGGCGTGTGTATGATTTACAACTGCAACCTGTCTCTGTCACACAGATATGAGCCTGTGTCTGTGATGGGAAGAAAAAGAGGGCTTTCGGACGTCAGGAAAGAATCTATTTCACTTTGTCACACatcttcgtgtgtgtgtgtgtgtgtgtgtgtgtgtgtgtgtgtgtgtgtgtgtgtgtgtgtgtgtgtgtgtgtgtgtgtgtggataacacacacacacacacactcccagacACAGATTCAGACCTTATCTTCCTGTCAAGCCGAGTCTTTTTTGGGGCTGACGCTGATATATGAGCTTTtcggggggtgggggtggggagaGCGTGGCCAGGACGTTGACGGCTGATGTGAGCGCAGCGTTGTGCTCAGGTTGATGTACGAGCGCTGGGGTTAGGGGACAACGCTGCGCTGACACCGGGAGAAGGAGCTGTGGCCCTGGGGCCCCAAGTCCATACTGAAGAGCCAGCTCTGCATTCTCTGCatacagcagctctgcagccactaatacgcacacaaacacacactcttacacacacacacacacacccctgttTTGGGTTATTAATAACTCAATAACTCTCGAACAAAGACTCGTTTGACCCTGTGTGAACATTTAAGATGAAATGCAACCATGCAAAATGCCGTACAATGATGTGAGGTGTTACGTTGTCTTCGGTGATGTATGTGAGTGTTGTGTCAAGGCCCAAAAAATGTGCGTATCTCAAAATGTTACACACATAATTGGGAATCAGAGCCAGTTGAAGGCAACCCTGTTAAATGTGGAACTTCATGCTAACTGTgatgaaatacaacaaatactGTAGCTAccttatgtatttgttttgtgtgtgtgtgtgtatgagagtgTGCCATTGGAGATTCAAATATAAGGGCTATTATTTAGTGTGAAAAATattgtgtgaaaaatgtgtacacacattttttcctgtttgttgtaAGTTAATTACTTTAGTTATTGTTAGTGTTAGCTAATCGCTGCATTCAATGCATGAATTTAGCGATATAAATAGCATTTATTGTTGAAGCACAAggttaataaagttttattcatTTCCAGGGGCACTTTAGACATTTTACTGAAAAATCTAACTGGCAGgcaaaatacattcaaattcTGCAAACAGTTTTGATTTTTTGAAATGTCCAATTATGATGTGTTGACGGAAGTTAGTTTTAAATTGCCTGTTGCCTAAATGAACCACCTTTAATTTGTATACTTATTATGATATTTGTGTTCTGTGATTTTGTGATTATGCTTTATCGAACTTTTTaattagtataataataattaaaatgatatatatgtatTCTGCAGCTGTGTGATTATTCTGACTGtttgcactctctctctctctgtccagtCTGCGTAGGGAGGGCTACACGATGCAGGTGAACGTCAACGACTACCTGGACATCTACTGCCCTCACTACAACGACAGCCAGCGCATGGTGGGCACCGGCGAGCAGTACGTCCTCTACATGGTCAGTTACCGTGGTTACAGGAACTGCGACCCCCAGCTGGGCTTCAAGAGGTGGGAGTGTAACCGGCCCCACGCCCCCCACGCACCCATCAAGTTCTCCGAGAAGTTCCAGCGCTACAGCGCCTTCTCCCTGGGCTACGAGTTCCACGTTggacaggagtactactacatCTGTGAGTGGAATCAAACCAATACCATGTTAATACTTATCAGTATAGAGTCCCGTGCATGTCCTcgaaatataaatgaaaatactaTAGATTATAGTAAAAAGCTTGTGAGACTAGAGCAGTAATGTGACAAAAACTCCCTGTACGATCAAACAGGTTAATCTTTTATTGTTAAGTGGATTTGATGATTAACTCAGTTGGACCATCCTCGGGTAATTTCATGATAACAAATTGCTGTTTCACATCTAATCATATCACCCTGCAGTCAAGCCAGCCTCATCCAGTTTGTTGATCGCTTATCAAATTAACTCGCAACTCCTTGCGATAAATGCGCcactgtataaataataaacttttaGCTTGTcatgaaataatttaaaaggaacatttcaccACAGGGATAAATGCCCCATGCATTAAATGGCTATATCAAGTAATGCAGCACTCATTTAACCTGCATTACTTGATGGGAGACGTCTTCAGACACCATAATCAGAAAGCTGCTCTGTgctacacaaaaaaagagaagcctccttgtttttatttattaattattttatttttattttatttcatgcgGGCTGGTGTTTGCAaaacctcaaaaaaaaaatcaaagggaTGTATCTATTTAATACATTAATGAATGTGGTACAAGTGACTggttatattatttatattaaaatatattttaataaaaaggcctttctcacagcagacatgttgacTTGTCATACTAGTAAAAGTACacgttactaataacattaacgatggctccCTCCGTTCTAATCCAATGCTGTGTGTGCAGTAATCCATGTAGACAAGAAGCCGTGGCCACGTCACTGAACACATGAACATacagtagtgttttttttctctaggGAGACTGGT
It encodes:
- the efna3b gene encoding ephrin-A3b isoform X2; its protein translation is MQVNVNDYLDIYCPHYNDSQRMVGTGEQYVLYMVSYRGYRNCDPQLGFKRWECNRPHAPHAPIKFSEKFQRYSAFSLGYEFHVGQEYYYISTPTHHHGRSCLRLRVYVCCSTASDVDDEPKPTEPDYTLRPGLKIDDIDEFNPFVPKLEKSVSGSSPSRDRLLLTVTMLLLAALFIS